A region of Epinephelus fuscoguttatus linkage group LG1, E.fuscoguttatus.final_Chr_v1 DNA encodes the following proteins:
- the rbp7b gene encoding retinoid-binding protein 7, producing the protein MPVDYSGTWDMVSTVNFEGYMAALGIDFATRKMASVLKPQKVIKQDGDSFSIKTLSSFRNYDLSFKIGEEFKEVTKGMDNRTCQTVVNWDNDKLVCVQKGEKKNRGWTHWINGDELHLELTCQDQVCKQVYKRTL; encoded by the exons ATGCCTGTCGACTACAGCGGGACGTGGGACATGGTCAGCACAGTCAATTTCGAGGGCTACATGGCTGCACTTG GCATTGATTTTGCAACGCGCAAGATGGCCTCGGTGTTGAAGCCCCAGAAAGTGATTAAGCAAGACGGAGACAGTTTCTCAATCAAGACATTGAGTAGTTTCAGAAATTATGACCTTTCATTTAAAATTGGAGAAGAGTTTAAAGAGGTGACCAAAGGGATGGACAACAGGACGTGCCAG ACTGTGGTCAACTGGGACAATGATAAGCTGGTGTGTGTTcagaaaggagagaagaagaaccGAGGATGGACTCACTGGATTAATGGAGACGAGCTCCATCTG GAACTTACTTGCCAGGATCAAGTCTGCAAGCAAGTTTACAAAAGAACGCTGTGA
- the LOC125898200 gene encoding uncharacterized protein LOC125898200 isoform X2 has product MFLYMLILMAYHSSRWLPRSQRLKLPKSSRYCRQPLLNNLSASIALSFIATGFAVIFTIIDPVPQSLWAAYHLFGLLTCGQGLCTVILTLTAAACAKTTPELYYMSLILTVAAIVSTGYFMVRGGLWLAKRKPVTDPSRNNEQ; this is encoded by the exons ATGTTTCTCTACATGCTAATCCTCATGGCGTATCATAGCAGCAGATGGCTACCGAGGAGTCAGAGGTTAAAATT GCCCAAATCCTCCAGATACTGCAGACAGCCTCTTCTGAACAACCTGTCAGCCTCCATCGCCTTGTCCTTCATAGCTACAG GTTTTGCAGTGATCTTCACAATAATAGACCCGGTTCCTCAGAGCTTGTGGGCTGCCTATCATCTGTTTGGGCTGCTGACGTGTGGACAAGGACTATGCACCGTCATCCTGacgctgacagcagcagcatgt GCCAAAACCACCCCTGAGCTGTACTACATGTCCCTTATTCTAACAGTCGCAGCTATTGTCAGCACAG GTTATTTCATGGTGAGAGGAGGACTCTGGCTGGCTAAGAGGAAGCCCGTGACCGACCCGAGCAGAAACAATGAGCAGTAA
- the LOC125898200 gene encoding uncharacterized protein LOC125898200 isoform X1, with amino-acid sequence MFLYMLILMAYHSSRWLPRSQRLKFQIVNAVFAALVLVPQFYILGRPKSSRYCRQPLLNNLSASIALSFIATGFAVIFTIIDPVPQSLWAAYHLFGLLTCGQGLCTVILTLTAAACAKTTPELYYMSLILTVAAIVSTGYFMVRGGLWLAKRKPVTDPSRNNEQ; translated from the exons ATGTTTCTCTACATGCTAATCCTCATGGCGTATCATAGCAGCAGATGGCTACCGAGGAGTCAGAGGTTAAAATT TCAGATAGTGAATGCAGTGTTTGCGGCACTTGTCCTGGTTCCTCAGTTCTACATCCTGGGAAG GCCCAAATCCTCCAGATACTGCAGACAGCCTCTTCTGAACAACCTGTCAGCCTCCATCGCCTTGTCCTTCATAGCTACAG GTTTTGCAGTGATCTTCACAATAATAGACCCGGTTCCTCAGAGCTTGTGGGCTGCCTATCATCTGTTTGGGCTGCTGACGTGTGGACAAGGACTATGCACCGTCATCCTGacgctgacagcagcagcatgt GCCAAAACCACCCCTGAGCTGTACTACATGTCCCTTATTCTAACAGTCGCAGCTATTGTCAGCACAG GTTATTTCATGGTGAGAGGAGGACTCTGGCTGGCTAAGAGGAAGCCCGTGACCGACCCGAGCAGAAACAATGAGCAGTAA
- the h6pd gene encoding GDH/6PGL endoplasmic bifunctional protein encodes MFVTVLLLLVTICAQGGNGEEKAEAQRPGHVSVVIVGGTGDLAKKYLWQGFFDLYTNQVSSGYTFSFYAGGLSPADVATPVLFEILKAVSCSKDVSAERCALLKEQYLRLSQYRQLKSIEDYQELAKHIKQELQQEGITEAGRLFYLSVPAFAYADIADKINNSCRPTSGAWLRVVLEKPFGHDFRSAQVLASQLGSSLKDEEMYRIDHYLGKQVVAKILPFRVENKNFLDPIWNKHHIERVEIVMKETLDVKGRMPFYDQYGVIRDVLQNHLTEVMTLLTMRLPVNLSSSEEVLQNKLQIFSSLLPVGKNQAVIGQYQAYKTAVQQELNKTKDHVSLTPTFAAVLAHIDETQYEGVPVLLISGKMLDERVGYARILFKNDIFCLQNHNSIHCKPKQIVFFFGHGNLQYPAILVSKNLFKPVLIDDEWKEVTEHKDVNVLGLPISDYYVQTPREQKEAYSELISHIFAGRKNSFISAENLLASWGFWTPLLRSLASSFPRIYPGGADNGDLLDVRIKGKDISYNSEVVIISPDQMSGTSADGFQVMQGKFRSADMVSAWAEELVERLAADIEEAAEAAVREGGVFHLALSGGSTPLALFHRLALHHFSFPWRDTHVWMVDERCVPLTEMESNFHSLHNHLLQHVRIPYYNIHPMPVQLNQRLCVEEDGGARLYEQEVSKLVNGSSFHFVLLGVGYDSHTASLFPGNKVDKLGEGLVALTESPVKPHQRMSLTFSAINRARTVAVLVMGKGKHELITQLSRVKDNPDKWPVTGVKPVDGRLVWYIDYDALLG; translated from the exons ATGTTTGTGACTGTGCTCCTGCTATTGGTCACTATATGTGCCCAGGGAGGAAATGGCGAGGAGAAAGCAGAGGCACAGAGACCTGGCCATGTTTCAGTGGTAATAGTGGGAGGCACAGGTGATCTGGCAAAGAAGTACCTGTGGCAGGGCTTCTTCGACCTGTACACTAACCAGGTCAGTAGTGGATACACCTTTTCCTTCTATGCTGGAGGACTGTCACCTGCCGACGTGGCCACGCCTGTCCTGTTTGAGATCCTGAAAGCAGTGTCCTGCTCAAAAGATGTATCAGCGGAGCGCTGTGCTCTGTTGAAAGAGCAGTACCTGCGGCTCTCACAGTATCGGCAGCTGAAGTCCATAGAGGACTACCAGGAACTGGCCAAACATATTAAACAAGAGCTCCAACAAGAGGGAATAACAGAGGCAGGGAGGCTGTTCTACCTCTCAGTACCAGCCTTTGCATATGCAGATATTGCTGATAAGATAAATAATAGTTGCAGACCAACCAGTGGGGCGTGGCTGAGGGTGGTGCTAGAGAAGCCTTTTGGACATGACTTCAGGAGTGCCCAGGTACTTGCATCTCAACTTGGTAGCTCCTTGAAGGATGAAGAAATGTACAGAATCGACCATTACCTGGGGAAGCAG GTGGTTGCAAAGATACTTCCATTCAGAGTAGAGAACAAAAACTTTCTGGATCCCATTTGGAACAAGCACCACATCGAGAGGGTGGAGATTGTAATGAAAGAGACCCTCGATGTCAAAG GTCGTATGCCCTTCTATGACCAATATGGGGTGATCAGAGATGTGCTGCAGAACCACCTGACTGAGGTCATGACCCTGCTGACCATGAGGCTTCCAGTGAATCTGAGCAGCAGTGAGGAAGTCCTTCAAAATAAGCTGCAGATTTTCAGTTCCCTGCTGCCTGTAGGAAAGAATCAAGCCGTGATCGGCCAGTACCAAGCGTACAAGACAGCAGTTCAGCAAGAGTTGAATAAGACAAAAGATCACGTCAGTCTCACACCAACATTTGCAG CTGTGTTGGCACACATCGATGAGACCCAGTATGAAGGTGTGCCAGTTCTTTTGATCTCAGGGAAGATGTTAGATGAACGGGTGGGGTATGCGCGTATACTTTTCAAGAATGACATATTTTGTCTTCAGAACCACAACAGCATTCACTGCAAGCCCAAACAGATAGTTTTCTTCTTTGGGCATGGCAACCTTCAATATCCAGCAATTCTTGTAAGTAAGAATTTATTCAAGCCAGTTTTAATAGACGATGAGTGGAAGGAAGTGACGGAGCATAAAGATGTCAATGTTCTAGGTTTGCCTATTTCAGACTATTATGTGCAAACTCCAAGAGAGCAGAAGGAAGCATATTCAGAACTTATTTCTCACATTTTCGCTGGACGTAAGAACAGTTTTATCAGTGCTGAAAACCTGCTGGCTTCCTGGGGTTTTTGGACACCACTGCTGAGAAGCTTAGCCAGTTCTTTTCCCCGCATCTACCCCGGGGGTGCTGACAATGGAGACCTGCTGGATGTCCGTATAAAAGGGAAAGACATTAGCTACAACAGTGAAGTGGTGATAATCAGCCCTGATCAGATGTCTGGAACGTCAGCAGACGGTTTCCAAGTAATGCAAGGCAAATTTCGTAGTGCTGACATGGTGTCCGCCTGGGctgaggagctggtggagaggCTAGCTGCAGACATAGAggaagcagcagaggcagcagtgcGTGAAGGGGGTGTTTTCCATCTTGCCCTCTCTGGTGGGTCCACTCCCCTCGCTTTGTTCCACAGGTTAGCCCTGCACCACTTCTCCTTCCCCTGGAGGGATACGCATGTGTGGATGGTAGACGAACGATGCGTGCCTCTGACTGAAATGGAGTCCAACTTCCACAGCCTGCACAACCATCTACTGCAACACGTGAGGATACCCTATTACAACATCCACCCCATGCCAGTGCAGCTCAACCAGCgtctgtgtgtggaggaggaCGGAGGAGCACGGCTGTATGAGCAAGAGGTCAGCAAGTTGGTAAATGGCTCCAGCTTCCATTTTGTACTGCTGGGAGTCGGCTATGACAGCCACACTGCCTCTCTGTTCCCTGGCAATAAAGTGGACAAACTTGGGGAAGGTCTGGTGGCGCTCACTGAGAGTCCTGTCAAGCCTCACCAGCGCATGAGCCTCACTTTCAGTGCCATTAACCGAGCTCGCACGGTCGCTGTTTTAGTGATGGGCAAAGGCAAGCATGAACTGATCACCCAGCTGAGCCGAGTGAAGGACAACCCAGACAAGTGGCCCGTCACCGGGGTGAAGCCAGTTGATGGCAGACTTGTGTGGTATATAGACTATGATGCACTTTTAGGATAG